In one Rhodothermales bacterium genomic region, the following are encoded:
- a CDS encoding biopolymer transporter TolR, with protein MRVSRLCLVVMLSIAACAGPDLGMFDGQSDVGAVKIAGAVDFDEAAGAYTLVGGGTDLWADNDEFLFLWKKIPIGDLTLAADIEIVGDTGNPHRKAVVMVRQDLDQNSAYASAALHANGLTALQHRPTKGGLTSEVIANIRGPRRLQIAREGDVLYMAFVAGEEPLQPAGGSFKIPFVDSVYVGFGVSSHNNDTTQTAVFRNVALNTTLPPAAGEPRIESTLEIIPIAAYTDRRVVYRAMERFEAPNWSPDGSYLLFNMNGGLYTIPPTGGEPTQIVLDPPIRANNDHGITPDGQTLIISGVGPGHESSKIYTSPIAGGTPKLITPLEPSYWHGVSPDGQTHVYCALRNGNYDVYSMPIGGGRERRLTTADGLDDGPEYSPDGQWIYFNSVRTGTMQIYRMRPDGSDQQQLTFDDYNDWFPHISPDGRNMVFVSFEPGVEGHPAYHDVLLRMMPAEGGEPVTIAKLFGGQGTINVNSWSPDSKEFAFVSHRQVRR; from the coding sequence ATGCGCGTCTCCCGCCTCTGTCTCGTCGTTATGCTCTCCATCGCCGCCTGCGCCGGGCCCGACCTCGGGATGTTCGACGGTCAGTCCGATGTCGGCGCCGTGAAGATCGCCGGGGCGGTCGATTTTGATGAGGCCGCCGGCGCCTATACCCTGGTCGGCGGCGGCACGGACCTCTGGGCGGACAACGACGAATTCCTGTTCCTCTGGAAGAAGATTCCGATCGGAGACCTCACCCTGGCGGCGGACATCGAGATCGTCGGCGACACGGGTAACCCCCACCGCAAGGCCGTGGTGATGGTCCGCCAGGACCTGGACCAAAACTCCGCGTACGCGAGCGCGGCGCTCCACGCGAACGGCCTGACCGCCCTTCAGCACCGGCCGACAAAAGGGGGGCTCACGTCCGAAGTGATCGCGAACATCCGGGGGCCCCGGCGCTTGCAGATAGCGCGGGAAGGTGATGTGCTCTACATGGCGTTCGTGGCCGGCGAAGAGCCGCTCCAACCGGCCGGCGGTTCGTTCAAGATCCCCTTTGTCGATTCCGTCTATGTTGGCTTCGGCGTCAGCTCACACAACAACGACACGACGCAGACGGCCGTGTTCCGAAACGTCGCGCTCAATACCACCCTGCCGCCGGCCGCCGGCGAGCCACGCATCGAAAGCACCCTCGAAATTATCCCCATCGCCGCTTACACGGATCGCCGGGTGGTGTACCGAGCGATGGAGCGATTCGAGGCCCCCAACTGGTCGCCCGACGGATCCTATCTCCTCTTTAACATGAACGGCGGGTTGTACACGATCCCTCCCACGGGCGGCGAGCCCACCCAGATCGTCCTCGATCCTCCCATCCGCGCCAACAACGACCATGGCATCACGCCGGACGGCCAGACGCTCATCATCAGCGGCGTGGGCCCGGGGCATGAGTCTTCCAAAATCTATACGTCGCCCATCGCGGGCGGCACGCCGAAGCTGATCACCCCGCTGGAGCCGTCGTACTGGCACGGCGTATCGCCCGATGGGCAGACCCACGTGTACTGCGCGCTTCGTAACGGCAATTACGACGTCTATTCAATGCCGATCGGCGGGGGCCGCGAGCGCCGGCTGACGACAGCCGATGGCCTGGACGACGGGCCCGAATACTCGCCCGACGGGCAGTGGATCTACTTCAACTCGGTCCGCACCGGCACCATGCAGATCTATCGTATGCGCCCGGATGGGTCCGACCAGCAGCAGCTCACGTTCGACGACTACAACGACTGGTTCCCCCACATCTCGCCGGACGGCCGGAATATGGTTTTTGTCTCCTTCGAGCCCGGCGTCGAAGGCCACCCCGCCTACCACGACGTGCTGCTGCGCATGATGCCGGCCGAAGGAGGCGAACCCGTCACCATCGCGAAGTTGTTCGGTGGGCAGGGGACGATCAACGTTAATTCGTGGTCCCCGGATAGCAAAGAGTTCGCCTTTGTGAGCCACCGCCAGGTGAGGCGTTGA
- a CDS encoding DinB family protein — METREIILPRPAPNEYSPIFEAEIALVPDGTAFCGLLAAQLEETRSLITSLGEDAAGLRYAPGKWTVRETVGHLADCERVLSYRMLRFLRGDATVLSGFDHNAYVPAGQFEARSLASVFEEFRAVRGATIALIDSTPAEAFERGGVVGSSRITARALAYLIAGHERHHQELLRTHYLPALLEREGGSQRR, encoded by the coding sequence ATGGAAACACGAGAAATCATCCTCCCTCGTCCTGCACCGAACGAATATTCTCCGATCTTCGAGGCCGAAATTGCGCTCGTTCCTGATGGTACCGCGTTCTGCGGCCTGCTGGCCGCTCAATTAGAGGAAACCCGGTCCCTGATTACAAGCTTAGGCGAAGATGCCGCCGGGCTGCGTTATGCACCGGGGAAGTGGACGGTGCGCGAGACGGTGGGGCACCTCGCCGACTGCGAGCGGGTGCTCAGCTACCGGATGCTGCGCTTCCTGCGCGGAGACGCGACCGTTCTGAGCGGCTTCGATCACAACGCCTACGTTCCAGCGGGGCAATTTGAAGCACGCTCGCTGGCCTCCGTGTTCGAGGAGTTTCGCGCGGTCCGTGGCGCGACGATCGCGCTCATCGACAGCACGCCCGCGGAGGCTTTCGAGCGGGGCGGGGTGGTGGGTAGCAGCAGGATCACGGCGAGAGCGCTTGCGTATCTGATCGCAGGACACGAGCGGCATCATCAGGAGCTCCTACGGACGCACTACCTGCCAGCGTTGTTGGAGCGCGAGGGCGGCAGTCAACGCCGGTAG